DNA from Spirochaeta lutea:
AGCCGATTGTCTACCAGTACCTTTCCTGGCTCACCGGGAGCCTTACCCTGGATTTTGGTACGAGCTTTGCCAACGGGCGGCCGGTCTTTCAAGCCATTGCCGGCCGGTTGGGGGTTACGGTTTTTCTGGCCCTGGGCGGAATGGTTTGCGCCCTGGTAATTGCCCTGCCTGGTGGGGTTGCCGGGGCATCCAAGCCCTGGACAGCCAGGGATTCTCTTCTTATGGCGGTGGCCCATGGTATTATGGCCTTTCCCGAATTCTGGATTGCCATGGTACTGGTGTTGGTATTCTCCGTAGGCCTGGGTATACTACCCCTCTTCGGTTCCGGCAGTCCGGCCCATTTTATCTTGCCGATAGTGGCTCTTGGCCTTAACAGAGCACCGGTATTATTCCGGGCGATCCGGGGGGCCCTGATACAGGAGGCGGCGAAACCCTACGTCTTGTTTTATTACGGTGCGGGGGTTTCATCCCGCCGGATTATGTGGCGGTTTTTATTGCCCAATGCCGCCTTAAGCCTGGTGACCATGGCGGCGATTCAGTTCGGGTATCTCTTGGGGGGTGCGGTAATCGTGGAGCAGGTCTTCGCCCTGCCGGGTCTCGGGCGGCTCCTGTTGAGTTCCATCACCGCCAGAGACTTGCCGGTGATCCAGGGCGGGGTGTTTTTGGCCGCGGGGGTCTTTTCCCTGGTGGGTATACTGGCAGATACCCTTCAGGGCTTGTTGTTCCCCCAGTTGAGACGCGGGAGGCAGGGGTGAGGGGTACGCCTGCAGTTTCCTGTGCCAACCTGGAGGTTAGCCTGCCCGAGGGCGGCGCGGCGGTCCGGGGTGTTTCTCTGAGCCTGTACCCCGGGGAGATTCTCGGTATTTTGGGTGAAAGCGGAGCAGGGAAGTCTCTGCTGGCCAGGACCCTCTACGGTCTGAACCGGGTCCTGCCCCAGCTCAGGGTGTCAGGGCAGATTGACCGTCCCCGGGGGCATGCGATGATCTTCCAGGATCCCGGGCAGTTTCTGAATCCCGGTCAGAGTATTCGGGGGCATTTTAACGAGATTTTAAGGGTACGGGGTATACCGAAACACCAATGGAGAGACCGGATCGCCGATCTGTTAGGGTTTGTAAACCTTCCCTCCGATCAGGGTTTTCTCTCCAGTAGGCCTAGTCCGCTCAGCGGAGGTCAACAGCAACGGGTAATGATTGCTCTGGCCATGGCCCAGGAGCCTGAGGTTATTTACGCGGATGAACCGGTGACGGCCCTGGATGGTGTCAGCCGGGATCTCGTACTGGGGTTGCTCCAGCGCCTGGCTCAGGAGCGGCAGGTTGGTATTTTGTTCATCAGTCACGATTTGAAGGCCATTGACGCAATCGCCCACCGGGTTGCAGTGATGTATGCCGGTACGGTAGTGGAAGTGCAGGCAGCGGAAGATTTTTTTACTAACCCGCTTCATCCCTACAGCCGCGATCTACTCCAGGCCCAGCCCCGGATGGATCGCAGGGGCAGGACACTCACCGAGATTCCCGGTGCCATGCCTGAACCCCATGACCAGATAACCGGTTGTCCCTTTGCACCCCGGTGTAAACAGCGCTTTGAACCCTGCACGAAGCTTGTGCCTTGGCTCCAGCATCCTGGCCATTCCAGCGGTGTCGGTACGGGAGCCGAGGTAGCATGTCATCTTTTTGATCCCAGGATTGCCCGATGATGATTCAGGTTTCCCATGTGACCAAGGTCTTCTCTACTCCCGGGGGAGGACGGCGGGTTCTAGCTCTGGATGACGTAAGTTTGGAGGTTCCTCAGGGGGTTTGTTACGGCGTTGTGGGAGAAAGCGGGTCGGGTAAAACAACCCTGGGGCGGATCCTATTAGGACTCCTGATTCCCGAGGATGGTCAGGTGTTGCTCCAGGGGCAGCCGGTTCCCCAAAGCCCCGGGGAGGCCCGGAGGAGCGGGTTTTTTACCCAGGCACAGATGGTTTTTCAGGATACCTTCGGGACCTTGAATCCCTTCATGCAGGTGCAGGACATTCTGCTGGAGCCTCTGAAGAATATGATGGTTCCCCGGGACCAATGGTCAGCCCGGATGCAGCGGGTCTGCGAGCTGGTGGGATTCCCCTGGTCCAAGCGCAAGGATCGGCCCGGCCAACTGTCCGGGGGGCTGAGGCAGCGGTTGAGTATTGCCCGGGCACTGACCCTAGAGCCCTGTGTACTCGTTTTGGATGAACCGGTGGCAAGCCTGGATGTATCTATCCAGGCACGGATATTGAATCTGCTTCAGGAATTGCGGAGGGAACTCGGCTTAACCTATGTATTTATATCCCATGATCTTGATATAATCGAATACATGAGCGATCACATCGGGATTCTCTACCAGGGACGGTTAGTGGAGCAGGGAAGCGCAACGGATATCCTGCAGCGTCCCCAACACGAGTATAGCAAAATCCTGATGGCGACCCAGGCACACCATTATGATTGGTACACCGAGGAGGAATGACAATGAAACGCTGTAACCCACGAATAGTACTAGCTGGATTTCTTTTTTTTGGCAGTATTGGGCTCCTGTTTTCCGGGGGGCGGAATGAGGGAGGAGAGCAGGTGCAGATTTCTCTGGGCCTCTCCGGAAATCCCAGCACCCTG
Protein-coding regions in this window:
- a CDS encoding ABC transporter permease is translated as MIRSLSWGRQGVRAILRLVLTLFTVSSLVFFILRIIPGDPARAVLGMQADQAAVEEFQSRHGLDKPIVYQYLSWLTGSLTLDFGTSFANGRPVFQAIAGRLGVTVFLALGGMVCALVIALPGGVAGASKPWTARDSLLMAVAHGIMAFPEFWIAMVLVLVFSVGLGILPLFGSGSPAHFILPIVALGLNRAPVLFRAIRGALIQEAAKPYVLFYYGAGVSSRRIMWRFLLPNAALSLVTMAAIQFGYLLGGAVIVEQVFALPGLGRLLLSSITARDLPVIQGGVFLAAGVFSLVGILADTLQGLLFPQLRRGRQG
- a CDS encoding ABC transporter ATP-binding protein, with protein sequence MRGTPAVSCANLEVSLPEGGAAVRGVSLSLYPGEILGILGESGAGKSLLARTLYGLNRVLPQLRVSGQIDRPRGHAMIFQDPGQFLNPGQSIRGHFNEILRVRGIPKHQWRDRIADLLGFVNLPSDQGFLSSRPSPLSGGQQQRVMIALAMAQEPEVIYADEPVTALDGVSRDLVLGLLQRLAQERQVGILFISHDLKAIDAIAHRVAVMYAGTVVEVQAAEDFFTNPLHPYSRDLLQAQPRMDRRGRTLTEIPGAMPEPHDQITGCPFAPRCKQRFEPCTKLVPWLQHPGHSSGVGTGAEVACHLFDPRIAR
- a CDS encoding ABC transporter ATP-binding protein; this translates as MMIQVSHVTKVFSTPGGGRRVLALDDVSLEVPQGVCYGVVGESGSGKTTLGRILLGLLIPEDGQVLLQGQPVPQSPGEARRSGFFTQAQMVFQDTFGTLNPFMQVQDILLEPLKNMMVPRDQWSARMQRVCELVGFPWSKRKDRPGQLSGGLRQRLSIARALTLEPCVLVLDEPVASLDVSIQARILNLLQELRRELGLTYVFISHDLDIIEYMSDHIGILYQGRLVEQGSATDILQRPQHEYSKILMATQAHHYDWYTEEE